In Euphorbia lathyris chromosome 2, ddEupLath1.1, whole genome shotgun sequence, the sequence TTCAGTATTTCTTGCACAACATCAAGACAACCACCTCTAATTGCCAGATGCAAGGCTGTTTCTTTCTGTTTATTTGTTTTCCTCAGCATCCGCCTGGTTGAAGCTGCTTCTTCTTCGCCGGTCTCCAAATCTCTATGAATTGACTTTTTTGCTTCCTTAATAAGCGATAACACTATCTCAAGATGGCCATACTTCGCTGCAATGTGTAATGGAATATCACCACCATTATCGACCTGCCACAGTAAGTCCGGGCACTGTCTAAGAGCTTGCTGTACGAAGTTTGTTGATCTTTTACTTGGAGAGTTAAGGTGGATATGAAGAATTCTTGAACGACCAAGAGGGTGTGGTGAATTCTTAAACACTTCAAAGTTGCCCATTGTTGCAGCCTTGTACAAACTGGTATCCATGGGTCTGCCATCGGCACTAGAAGAAGTAGACATTATTTTAGTAGAAAGTGGGAGCAGGAGGGGCTCCAATAAATGAGTGAACTTGCTAAAAGTAAAGATGATGTGATGTCTACTTTCCTTTTTGCGTATGACTTTAAACTATTCTAATCCTATCATCACATACAAACCACGTATTTGGTTTTGTTAACTGGGGCCTCATTTTGAACTTGAATTTGTATGCAATTGTGGGGCATACTGTCAAATACTCTTATCTATATTAATGGATATTTTGTTTAATGCTCATATGAGCATTATCCTGCGTTGAGttaacttggataaagtttatcTAATTTTAAAAAGAAGTCGGACGAAGTTTATATCGTAACCCAAAACGAACCTAAGTCGATTTCAAGTTGTAAGGAAGTCAGGTGAAGTTCATTCGACTTCCTTTATGGTTAATATTGGTTAAGGATCTTTCTCTTGATTAATATATTTCATTTTCtcttaataataatactaaaaaaactcaataatacatatataataattaccatataaaaaatatatttaaattataatattaaattattataaaattgattatttatttttaactaaaaacatattaaataataatataattttattactaatattttattcttttcagATGTTATGTTTAGGGTTTACAGTATTGCTTCTCGAGAAAACAATTAGAATTGCCAAACATGCTCCATACATACTGTATCATTAATTCATTATTTGATTTCTCATTTGTTTCCTTATATCAAATTGACCAGTATACTCTACTACCATTCATTATTTGATTTCTCCTCTATTTCCTTATATCAAATTGACCAGTATACTTTACTACCACTTAATCGTTGTTATTTGTACACTTTTGTTTTTAATATCAATCATCTTTTAATGGGATAAgaacttcttttttaatttgttgagtGTATTAGTTTTGGAGTACGTAGATAATTTGAGAAGtccatatttatttttaatatagaaaaatctaaataaagttcagtgattttattgaaacaaaataaaactcaCTGACCTTTTAAAACTGATTCCAAATCTCTGTAACCGTTTGAGCATTTTACCTTATCTTTAACGATTCTAAGCTAAGACAAATGTTACTTTTATCTAGCAGAAAATTTGAACAAGCTGATTTCATCATTATTTGATCATCATGTCTGACCTTCCAAACaaatttgtcgataaactgaaacATATTAGTGCATTTGGCAGTTTCTTTGAAGTTGTGTTACTCATGCTGGCaatattttagacactttgacaGTATATTTGATGCGGACATCTCCATCATGAGACCCAGAGTGGGAGAGACCAAGGGCGATGGGTTGCCGTGAAAGAGGGACGAGGTGGAGTTCAAATATCCAAAGGGCAGAATTGAGGTGACACGCCGTGTCACTCGGCGTGCAGAGCTCGTGTGAATCAAGGATAAAATACCGTGGAACATCAGAACTGGACCCACATGCCATGTGGATTGCCACACTCTTTATTACTGTTATGCCACTACCTTATATACTGTTTTTTCATTAGGCTTATTATCATCTTTGCCACTTCCACATCTATCCCCATACTACCCCTATCTTTAACCTTTCAAGTTGTAACCTTAGTGGGGATATTGTAGTACTTTTGCACACCTTTATGAGAGGTATATAATGTTCCTTATCTTTGTAATTAAAATAACTTTTATGAAATCAAGAATTATAGCCCCCATTGGAGGTTGAATTTATTTTATTGGAATCTTCATCCTTCAAGTTTAAGCTTGAGAATATAGttttctttgttggtttaagattaaaactttCATGTCGATTTTAATCTGtaacaatatttttattattttatatatgggAGACTTAGTTATTGTATGTTCACAGATTTATTGTAACTGtggtaataaataaatatataatgcataattgatatttggaaggtctgatgtgatagttaaataacGGTCAATTTAGTCCATTCAAATTTTTCATTACatataaaattgatcttgcttatAGAAACATTAACACCTGGTACATTATTTGGATGCTGAATTGTACAAGGCTGCAGTTGAAGGCAACATAAACACCTTGAAAAGATATGCAGAAACTTCAGAGCTCTCAATGACTCCAAAACAGAACACAATCCTGCACATCCATTTAATCTCTGCGAGTAAACGATCACTCACTTTTGTGAAAGAGGTGCTTGCTATGCATCCAAAGCTTCTATTACCTATCAATATCAATGGTGACACCCCATTGCATATTGCAGCAAGGTATGGCCATTTTGACATAGTGAAAGTGCTAATTGAATAGGCCAAGACACAAGTTAAAGATTCAGAGAGTAAAGTAGGAGCAGTAAAGCAGATGCTGAGGGATGAGTAATAGAAAGAAAGACCGCTTTGCATGAGGCAGCAGCACGAAATAATCATTTGAAAGTTGTGAAATTGTTAACTCATCAACACCCTCATTTTGCATATTTGGCTAATGGTAATAAGAAACTCCGGTTTATCTTGCTGCTGCAAAAGGGTATTTGTATGTGGTGATTGAATTGTTACATACTTGCACATCAGTGGCTTTTGGTGGCCCTAGTGGTAAAACAGCTTTGCATGCTCCGGTTATATTTATCGTGTTACTTATATAGTTACATAtagttaataaaaaatttacgaaAGTGCtccatttatcgataaattcgTTTAGAAGATCTAATGTAACacttaaataatagtcaaattAGATTTTTCAAATTCTCGGTAATATAGActaaaattaatcttgtttTAAAACGTTGGTGCAAAATTTGCACTTCTTAACAAACGGTAGAATCATTTGATCTTTTATCCTGAaatataaacttttaaatacaAAACAGCTTTTATCTCTGATTTGGTTTAAGATGTAAGCAGTAGACGAAGAGGGGGCGGCGCTTGTGTTTCCTTTGAGAGAAAACTAGGGGTGCTGCTCTTAGAATTCGACTTTTAtaatcatatataaataaaacgTGTGATGTtttgtctttttcttttcttatcaTTTCAATACTATAAAACAAAGGCATTTATTAGTTTTTTATTATGTCCCATtcaaattattttgattttgtttgTATTAGAAGTAGTGGTAATACTTTACTGACATCTTGTATGGACATACTTTGTTTTGCTGATGTAGTATTTGGATAAAACTAAGAGGAGAGCTCTTGTTTCATGTCTGGAAAACCTTAAAGATGAAGAATGATTCACCATTTATCACTTTCATTGATTCTACATTGTACAAGGCTGCAGCCAAATCCCAAATTGATCCATTCAAATCTTATTCAGATCCTCTAGATCTTCTACTTACCCCAACAAAGAACACCATTCTTCATATTAACATCACCCAGAGAACTCCTTCTATTCCCTTTCTGGAACATATTCTTACCAAGTGTCCATCACTGCTACTCAAGACCAATAACAAAGGTGAAACTCCTTTACATATGGCAGCAAGGCATGGCCATGATACTATTGTTCAATTTCTCATTCAATCGTCGAAAGATCAGCACCAAGACATTGAGACCGGAGCAGGGGCTGCGAGGGCAATGCTGAGGATGGAAAATATAAGCGAGGAAACAGCTTTACATGAGGCAGCAAGACATAACCATACAAATGTGGTTCAAGTTTTGATTGCAGAAGATCCTGATTTTACATACTCTGCGAATAAAGCTGGGGAAACACCTCTTTACCTGGCTAGTGAGAGAGGATATCGGAGGATTGTGCTCCGGATTTTAGATACTTGTACCTCAGTTTCTTACCATGGTCCCAATGGCAGAACAGCTTTGCATGAAGCAGTAATAAGAAATGATTCTGGTACgcttcaattaattattttcaagtCAATTTGTTTGTCTCTTTGATTCAAGGGCAGAACTAGGGGGTTGAGGTAGGCTGGGGCCCTCGCAGGCTGCGAgagaatttgagaaaaaaaaatttacaaaaattcTGATAATATTTTTGGAAGAATTATATTCATCTTTGCTGGGATTTTTTTAGCAAGAGGAAGAAGATAGACAGCTTTCCTTATTTGCATTAAGAATTaataaaacgacgtcgtttcacTAAAAGCAAAATAAGCGTGAAAATGCAAATAAGGAAAGCTGAGTATTACTCACTCCTATGCCTTTCGAGAGTTGTTAATCAAtcaattgaacaattttatctTTGATGTGAGaaatgataaaaatttatttgaacTTAAAGATATTAGGGAGCTTGCTATTAAGATGGCTGCCACAAATAGACAATTGGTGCATCCGTTAGTTTATCGACTTATtgagctatctttggtattatACCTATCGTGACGGTTACTGTTGAGCGAGTGTTTTCAGCAATGAACATTATCAAGACTGATTTGCGTAACAAGATAGGAGATAAATAATTGAATGACAGTATGGTGGTATACATCGAGAAAGATATGTTTgtaaacatataaaataaacCTATTATGCAACGTTATCAAAAATTGTACAAACCTAGGATTCAGTTGTCGGCTCTTAGCACCGCTAGTACGAAATAgacatataataatatttatttaattttgaattcttttttgacgttttgaaatttttttttactaatatatTTGAGCCTTGTGTCATCTggggtcctggttccgccactgctttGATTGATCGCATACTGTATTTTGTAAGCATAGTAATATTATATGCCATCTGGTTTGTATGTTGTAGAAATGACAAGAAAAATTCTAGAAACAAAGAAGAGTCTTGTGAAAGAAGTGGACCAACAAGGATGGACTCCACTGCATCACGCATCACATTTTGGGCACCTTTCAATAGTGAAACAACTACTAGAATGTGATAAATCTGTGGCTTATATCAGTGACAAAGATGCAAAAATTCCACTCCACCTTGCTGCTGCTGGTGGTGGTGGCAAAAAGTACAAAGAAGTGGTGCGTTCTATTCTTCAACACTGCCCTGATTGCCATGAACTAGTAGATCGGAATGGCCGAAATGTTCTTCACTTTGCTGTGGAGAGCAAAAGTTGTTCATTCTTGAATGATATATTCAAGCTGATGTACAATGATTATGATGGTGATTATTTTCCATCACTAGCCAACCTTATAAATGAAAAAGACATTGATGGGAATACACCACTTCATTTGGCAGCTACTTATTGCATTGACAGTTATCTTTTGATATGGCATCCCCTTGTTGATAGGATGGCTCTTAATAACAACAATTCCAGTGCCTTGGATCTTCTTTTAGCAAATAGTGATCAACATTCACATGGATACAAGGTATGGAAATTATTTCATCTCCTTGCTTCCCACATTTTTAACTCGGCTAAAATATCATTTGACATTTTACCGTTTTAGGGTAGTTTGTAACGAATATTGATTGGAACATTTGTGCATATTAGGAATATTCGTCGTCGTCATATATTTCGCAGACACATTCTTTGACTACTCCAAACCCGTAAATAGTTTACAAACTGTCCTAAAatggtaattttttttgtccaaatagCACAAACTGTAATAGACTATTGATGTATTACATGCCAATGAACTAATAATAGCTTTTATTATAATCTCAATTAAACCAAAAGCTTATTAGAATTTGTGACATGTCGTAGGGCGGGACTCTACAAAAATTGAAGAAGGGTGGATACGGGAAAAGCCAGCGAAATTTCATTAAGGAAAAAGATAGATTGGCTGGAGCTATAGACATGGAAGAGTTAGAAAGACTGAAAAATGCACATATGGTAGTAGCAGCACTGATAGCGACGGTAACATTCGCGGCAGGATTTACCGTGCCCGGTGGTTACAACGGGGAACAAGGCAGTGCAATATTATCAACAAATGGAGCTTTTAAAACTTTTATTGTCACAGATGCTCTAGCTTTACTTTTGTCTACTTGTGCTCTATTTTTCCACTATACTTTGGGGCTTGATGGAGTGAGCAAGAGAAAGATGGAACAATACATTAATTTTGCTGCTTTCTTTATAATGCTTGCTATTATGTTCATGCTTATGGCTTTCGCCGCTGGTGTCTACGCAGTTTTACCCCATTCCTCAGATATTGGAGTTGCCATTTGTGTCATCACAAGCTTTTTTGTCTTAATTTGTTACTCCCCCTTCAATCGTATATTCGATGatgcagtggcggagccagctCAGGAGCTCCGCCCCACCCCGGCCACCAACTCCATCCTTGAGTCATAATGGGTCTACCCCTTATAGTCGCGCTAATATtggtttatatttatattttgtagTGTTATGTTGGGTTTATATTTACACTTTGTAGTGTTATATTGATATTTCAAAGTTGTTAGAGTTGGTTTAAAATGTGTCTTTTAATACAAGAGGTTGTTACAAAATTCAGAAATTTGTTCCatattttgtatttaatttaaatggatGTTTTATTCTAGATGTATGTAAATTATAGTGTAAGTTAATCATAGTTAGTATCTAGATGTTTATAGAAGGGTTAAGAATATAGTTGTATGGTTGTCATATTGTTATTGTTCGAGATTTTTTGAATTAGcataaatagaaataatgtatcCCTCTCTAGAATGAGAGTTTAATCTATTTCACTATATTGTGTGCATCTATTTATTCTCAGTAATTACTAGAAAAATAGAATGTGTAAGTCTTTCTCTTCTCAAAATTTTTTAGGCAGTATAAGAGCATTCGTCTTAAGGATCTGCCAATGGATCTTTTTTCTCAAGAGGAAATATCATCCAAGAATCAACTAGTTCCTCAATTGAATGGAAAATGGAAGCATACCTAGAATCTCTAGGTTTATGGGATGTAGTACGGAATGATACAGATCCACCACCTCTTCAGCAGAATTCGACTTTGGCTCAGATTAGGGCACATGAAGAGttcaagcaaaaaaaaaaaaaaaattgccaaGGTTCTTACTGCAATCCACCCTATTCtctcaaatataaatataaaatctcCAAAGCAAGCATGGAATAGATTGAAAGAAGAATAGGAAAGATACGAGTGAGTTAAGTCTGTAAGGTTATTCACTCTTATTAGGGAATTCAACTCACTAAGCATGAAAGAAGGTGAGTTGATATCCGAATATTCTTCAAGGTTGATGAATTTGGTTTTGGAAATCAAGCTGTTAGATAATAGTTTTTCAAATTCAAGAGTGAATGAGATGCTAATGGCAAGCCTCCCATTAAAATTTGAATCCAAAATTTCAGCAATTGAAGGTTTTTATTGATTGATTTGTGAATAACTAACATCCATAATAAACAACAACCAATAAACAAACAGTAAATAATAGCATACAAATTGATAGGACTATAAAtgaaggtatatatatatataggcccCTAAACTAGAAATCCAAAATCAATCAGCCCCCTATTCTACACGAATGAGCAATTAGGTCTTCAATATTTGCATAACTCTCCAATCAAGCACAAAACCTATAGAAGTATCCTCTTCCTTCGCTGACAGATTAACCTCTTTTTCAATCTGTAATGGAGACTTACAAGTTTCATCTTCCTTTAGCGCGAGGTTTATGAtctccataaaaaaaatgaggAATCAAGCAATTCGACAGGGATTAAAAGATTAGTATAGCATTCAAAATCTTTATAGAAATGCAGATGGATGAACTCAAGCGAAAAGTCTTCTCCCACAGAGAATCCTAAGCCAAATTCAACTGATAGAAATCATCTTTAATGATGCAATGATCCAtctgttgtttttt encodes:
- the LOC136219622 gene encoding protein ACCELERATED CELL DEATH 6-like isoform X1, with the translated sequence MKNDSPFITFIDSTLYKAAAKSQIDPFKSYSDPLDLLLTPTKNTILHINITQRTPSIPFLEHILTKCPSLLLKTNNKGETPLHMAARHGHDTIVQFLIQSSKDQHQDIETGAGAARAMLRMENISEETALHEAARHNHTNVVQVLIAEDPDFTYSANKAGETPLYLASERGYRRIVLRILDTCTSVSYHGPNGRTALHEAVIRNDSEMTRKILETKKSLVKEVDQQGWTPLHHASHFGHLSIVKQLLECDKSVAYISDKDAKIPLHLAAAGGGGKKYKEVVRSILQHCPDCHELVDRNGRNVLHFAVESKSCSFLNDIFKLMYNDYDGDYFPSLANLINEKDIDGNTPLHLAATYCIDSYLLIWHPLVDRMALNNNNSSALDLLLANSDQHSHGYKGGTLQKLKKGGYGKSQRNFIKEKDRLAGAIDMEELERLKNAHMVVAALIATVTFAAGFTVPGGYNGEQGSAILSTNGAFKTFIVTDALALLLSTCALFFHYTLGLDGVSKRKMEQYINFAAFFIMLAIMFMLMAFAAGVYAVLPHSSDIGVAICVITSFFVLICYSPFNRIFDDAVAEPAQELRPTPATNSILES
- the LOC136219622 gene encoding ankyrin repeat-containing protein At5g02620-like isoform X2, whose product is MKNDSPFITFIDSTLYKAAAKSQIDPFKSYSDPLDLLLTPTKNTILHINITQRTPSIPFLEHILTKCPSLLLKTNNKGETPLHMAARHGHDTIVQFLIQSSKDQHQDIETGAGAARAMLRMENISEETALHEAARHNHTNVVQVLIAEDPDFTYSANKAGETPLYLASERGYRRIVLRILDTCTSVSYHGPNGRTALHEAVIRNDSEMTRKILETKKSLVKEVDQQGWTPLHHASHFGHLSIVKQLLECDKSVAYISDKDAKIPLHLAAAGGGGKKYKEVVRSILQHCPDCHELVDRNGRNVLHFAVESKSCSFLNDIFKLMYNDYDGDYFPSLANLINEKDIDGNTPLHLAATYCIDSYLLIWHPLVDRMALNNNNSSALDLLLANSDQHSHGYKEYSSSSYISQTHSLTTPNP